In one window of Poriferisphaera corsica DNA:
- a CDS encoding DUF6607 family protein — translation MFYKSIIPLCLLALLVGCATSTPTNTSPSSPPSTQSKFQLDRQAILAMAGEFDVSFKFHETLSRIPDYQLEEPYTSKATEYVFVVEDTSSFISLQHILVMYFEDSDQPIITKHWRQDWQYQDTKLTTYIGYRNFQTSEIYDNESKGQWSQAVYQVDDSPRYEALGQWTHLGNQSSWQSQDTWRTLPRREYSNRSDYDVLLAKNRHTITPDGWVHEQDNQKLVLDDTGQPLEVISHEIGINTYTRTNQTDFTPGRLYWDNTKAFWADVRNAWHNKLKQPRTYKITKKVDNKSVASEMLKIANDIHKSNSYTQSHKDQANELIHAAITPLTFTNSN, via the coding sequence GTGTTTTACAAATCAATCATCCCCCTTTGCCTGCTCGCCCTGCTTGTCGGCTGCGCAACCTCAACACCCACCAACACTTCCCCCTCCTCTCCACCATCAACTCAATCCAAATTCCAACTCGACCGCCAAGCGATCCTCGCCATGGCCGGCGAATTCGATGTCTCATTCAAATTCCACGAAACCCTCAGTCGCATCCCCGATTACCAACTCGAAGAACCCTACACCTCAAAAGCCACCGAATACGTCTTTGTCGTCGAAGACACCAGCTCATTCATCTCACTCCAACACATCCTCGTCATGTACTTCGAAGACAGCGATCAACCCATCATCACCAAACATTGGCGCCAAGATTGGCAATACCAGGACACCAAACTCACCACCTACATCGGCTACCGTAATTTCCAAACCTCTGAAATCTACGACAACGAATCAAAAGGCCAATGGAGCCAAGCCGTCTATCAAGTCGACGACTCTCCTCGCTACGAAGCCCTCGGCCAGTGGACACATCTCGGCAACCAATCCAGTTGGCAATCCCAAGACACTTGGCGAACCCTCCCTCGACGCGAATACTCAAACCGTAGCGACTATGACGTTCTCCTCGCCAAGAACCGCCACACCATCACACCTGATGGCTGGGTCCACGAGCAAGACAACCAGAAACTCGTCCTTGATGACACCGGCCAGCCACTCGAAGTCATCTCACACGAAATCGGCATCAACACCTACACACGCACCAACCAAACCGACTTCACCCCCGGTCGCCTCTACTGGGATAACACCAAAGCATTCTGGGCTGACGTTCGTAACGCATGGCATAACAAACTCAAACAACCCAGAACCTACAAGATCACCAAAAAAGTAGACAACAAATCCGTCGCCAGCGAAATGCTCAAAATCGCCAACGACATCCACAAATCAAACTCATATACCCAATCCCACAAAGACCAAGCCAACGAACTCATCCACGCCGCCATCACACCACTCACCTTTACAAATTCCAACTAA
- a CDS encoding radical SAM/SPASM domain-containing protein, with amino-acid sequence MFSVSNILADHAAGNEDLRYGHTKRDRGQHPAGKTYNILPDAPRPVVVWAVTRACNLRCVHCYASADANPAPNELSHEEGIALLDDLAEFQVPAVLFSGGEPLVRPDTLDLIKYAKSLGIQCTLSTNGLLIDQPTAHKLADIGIKYVGISIDGLRDNHDKLRGMKGAFDQTLAAIKRCKDVGIKVGARFTVHALNYHQLDDIIDLCHEYHIDRLCVYHLAYSGRGGKMQKVDLTSQQTRDVVDMIFDRTIKLHQSGSPLEVLTVGNHTDPAYAILQLQKQNPQKAEDVWQQLRGTGGNRSGSNISSIDPMGFVHYDQFSWHYNCGNIRDQKFSEIWASANDERLARLRDRKDYLPDRCRSCQFLDICNGNLRTRAEAATENWLGMDPSCYLNDTELTPAT; translated from the coding sequence ATGTTCAGCGTATCCAATATCCTCGCCGACCACGCCGCCGGCAACGAAGACCTCCGCTATGGCCACACCAAACGTGACCGCGGACAACACCCCGCCGGCAAAACCTACAACATCCTCCCCGATGCCCCACGCCCCGTTGTGGTCTGGGCCGTCACCCGCGCCTGCAACCTCCGATGCGTCCACTGCTACGCATCCGCAGACGCAAACCCTGCCCCCAACGAACTCTCACACGAGGAAGGCATCGCACTCCTCGACGACCTCGCCGAATTCCAAGTCCCCGCCGTCCTCTTCTCAGGCGGCGAGCCCCTCGTCCGGCCCGACACACTCGACCTCATCAAATACGCCAAATCACTCGGCATCCAATGCACCCTCTCAACCAACGGCCTACTCATCGACCAACCCACCGCTCACAAACTCGCCGACATCGGTATCAAATACGTCGGCATCTCCATCGACGGACTCCGCGATAACCACGACAAACTCCGCGGCATGAAAGGCGCTTTCGACCAAACGCTCGCCGCCATCAAACGCTGCAAAGACGTCGGCATCAAAGTCGGCGCTCGCTTCACCGTTCACGCACTCAACTATCACCAACTCGACGACATCATCGATCTCTGCCACGAATACCACATCGACCGCCTCTGCGTCTACCACCTCGCCTACTCAGGCCGCGGCGGCAAAATGCAAAAAGTCGACCTCACCTCCCAACAAACCCGCGACGTCGTCGACATGATCTTCGACCGCACCATCAAACTCCACCAATCTGGCTCACCCCTCGAAGTACTCACCGTCGGCAACCACACCGACCCCGCCTACGCAATCCTGCAACTACAAAAACAAAATCCGCAAAAAGCCGAAGACGTTTGGCAACAACTCCGAGGCACCGGCGGCAACCGCTCCGGCTCAAACATCTCATCCATCGACCCCATGGGCTTCGTTCACTACGACCAGTTCTCATGGCACTACAACTGTGGCAACATCCGAGATCAAAAATTCTCCGAAATCTGGGCCTCAGCCAACGACGAACGTCTCGCCCGACTCCGCGATCGCAAAGACTATCTCCCCGATAGATGCCGCTCTTGTCAGTTCCTCGACATCTGCAACGGCAACCTCCGCACCCGCGCCGAAGCCGCCACCGAAAACTGGCTCGGCATGGACCCCTCCTGCTACCTCAACGACACAGAACTCACACCCGCAACCTAA
- a CDS encoding TIGR04053 family radical SAM/SPASM domain-containing protein translates to MTRLFSVIVTGYIHIIWSKPMRSAWTYQIEDTKHSPLLVFYEATRACDLVCKHCRACAQPQSHPNELSTDDSKALIDQLATFPKKPILVITGGDPLKRPDIFELIAYATESAGLDVSFVPSATPLLNVASLKKLQKAGISRLGLSIDGKDAATHDEQRGIPGTFTHAVDMLKVAKKLGLETQVNTTITKANVDQISDMADILEPLNIDLWSVFYLVPVGRGINDLKIDPPQYKDSFAALFRESQRRPFPIKTTEAPFYRRYLLQQQEILAAMPVKGKGSAEDVARPHRESNGNTSPIPTQNGNPRSTSKAPLGLNDGKGIMFVSHIGDVYPSGFLPVDCGNSRQQSVVDIYQNSDTFKKLRRPEILKGKCGYCNYRCVCGGSRARAKALTGDMLAPEPDCGYIPPTFAQHINRQKNLGKYTLDNHITTSNTTNIDLLNNEHACTCQQAAASDI, encoded by the coding sequence ATGACCCGCCTGTTCTCCGTCATCGTCACAGGCTACATCCACATTATTTGGAGCAAACCAATGCGTTCTGCCTGGACATACCAAATCGAAGACACCAAACACTCACCTCTACTCGTCTTCTACGAAGCGACCCGCGCCTGCGACCTCGTCTGCAAGCACTGCCGCGCATGTGCCCAACCTCAATCCCATCCCAACGAACTCTCCACCGATGACTCCAAAGCACTCATCGATCAGCTCGCCACATTCCCCAAAAAGCCCATCCTCGTCATCACCGGCGGCGACCCACTCAAACGACCCGACATCTTCGAACTCATCGCCTACGCAACCGAATCCGCTGGCCTCGACGTCTCATTCGTCCCTTCAGCAACACCACTACTCAACGTCGCCTCACTCAAGAAACTACAAAAAGCCGGCATCTCCCGTCTCGGCCTCTCCATCGACGGCAAAGACGCCGCAACACACGACGAACAACGCGGCATCCCCGGCACATTCACACACGCCGTCGACATGCTCAAAGTCGCTAAAAAACTAGGCCTCGAAACACAAGTCAACACCACCATCACCAAAGCCAACGTCGATCAAATCTCCGACATGGCCGACATCCTCGAACCACTCAATATCGACCTCTGGTCAGTCTTCTACCTCGTCCCAGTTGGCCGCGGTATCAACGACCTCAAAATCGACCCACCGCAATACAAAGACTCTTTCGCAGCCCTCTTCCGCGAATCACAACGCCGCCCCTTCCCCATCAAAACCACCGAAGCACCCTTCTACCGCCGCTACCTCCTGCAACAACAGGAAATCCTCGCCGCCATGCCCGTCAAAGGCAAAGGCTCCGCCGAAGATGTCGCCCGACCCCACCGCGAATCCAACGGCAACACCTCACCCATCCCCACACAAAACGGCAACCCACGCTCAACCTCCAAAGCGCCACTCGGACTCAACGACGGCAAAGGCATCATGTTCGTCTCACACATCGGTGACGTCTACCCCTCCGGTTTCCTCCCCGTCGACTGCGGCAACTCACGCCAACAGTCCGTCGTCGATATCTACCAAAACAGCGACACATTCAAAAAACTTCGCCGACCCGAAATCCTCAAAGGTAAATGCGGCTACTGCAACTACCGCTGCGTCTGCGGCGGATCACGCGCCCGCGCCAAAGCCCTCACCGGCGACATGCTCGCGCCCGAACCCGATTGCGGCTACATCCCACCAACCTTCGCGCAACACATCAACCGCCAGAAAAACCTCGGCAAATACACACTCGATAACCACATCACCACATCAAACACAACCAACATCGACCTGCTCAACAACGAGCACGCATGCACCTGCCAACAAGCAGCCGCATCCGACATCTAA
- a CDS encoding 3'(2'),5'-bisphosphate nucleotidase, with amino-acid sequence MLRGGGDVAMIGRCEGAFEGVYIQEEHERREGVKGSAMSLTMDMSHEFEVAVTAVQAAKSVCRQVQRDLVDGHAMDKQDKSPVTVADYASQALICGVMGESFEGIAIVGEEDAEDLRKEENAGIRGMVVEQVNGMLEEGVSEADVLRWIDFGNAEPSEHERYWTLDPIDGTKGFLRKQQYAIALGQIFKGEVVMGILGCPNMDILDEDAAKPSGLLITAIRGQGACMVAMDQQVGDAVPLRVSEVSELKDARLCESVESGHSDQSTSGEIAKRLGIVKEPYRIDSQCKYAAIARGDAEVYLRLPTRKDYEEKIWDHAAGMIAVEEAGGVVTDIYGKKLDFGKGKTLSANRGIVATNGRFHNEVVKVVGEVLGL; translated from the coding sequence ATGCTGCGAGGCGGGGGAGATGTCGCTATGATTGGGCGATGTGAGGGGGCATTTGAGGGGGTGTATATACAGGAAGAGCATGAAAGGCGCGAAGGCGTGAAGGGATCTGCGATGAGTTTGACGATGGATATGAGTCATGAGTTTGAGGTGGCGGTAACTGCGGTGCAGGCGGCGAAAAGTGTGTGCAGGCAGGTGCAGAGGGATTTGGTGGATGGCCATGCGATGGACAAGCAGGACAAGAGCCCGGTGACGGTGGCGGATTATGCGTCGCAGGCGCTGATTTGCGGGGTGATGGGTGAGTCGTTTGAGGGGATTGCGATTGTGGGTGAGGAGGATGCGGAGGATTTGCGGAAAGAAGAAAATGCGGGGATTCGGGGGATGGTGGTGGAGCAGGTGAATGGGATGCTGGAGGAGGGTGTGAGTGAGGCGGATGTGCTGCGGTGGATTGATTTTGGGAACGCTGAGCCGAGCGAGCATGAGCGGTATTGGACGCTTGATCCGATTGATGGGACGAAGGGGTTTTTGAGAAAGCAGCAGTACGCGATCGCGCTGGGTCAGATTTTCAAGGGTGAGGTGGTGATGGGGATTTTGGGTTGTCCTAATATGGATATTTTAGATGAGGATGCGGCGAAGCCGAGTGGATTGCTGATTACGGCGATCAGGGGGCAGGGGGCGTGTATGGTCGCGATGGATCAGCAGGTGGGTGATGCGGTACCGCTGCGGGTGAGTGAGGTGAGTGAGTTGAAGGATGCGCGGTTGTGCGAGTCGGTGGAGTCGGGTCATAGTGATCAGTCGACGAGTGGTGAGATTGCAAAGCGGCTTGGGATTGTGAAGGAGCCGTACCGGATTGATAGCCAGTGTAAGTATGCGGCGATTGCGCGAGGTGATGCGGAGGTGTATTTACGGTTGCCAACGCGTAAAGACTATGAGGAGAAGATCTGGGATCACGCGGCGGGGATGATTGCGGTGGAAGAAGCGGGGGGCGTTGTGACAGATATTTATGGGAAGAAGTTGGACTTTGGGAAGGGTAAAACATTGAGTGCGAATCGTGGGATTGTCGCGACCAACGGTAGGTTCCATAACGAAGTGGTGAAGGTGGTGGGTGAGGTATTGGGTTTATAA
- a CDS encoding damage-control phosphatase ARMT1 family protein, which yields MRTYLDCIPCFVKQALGAARQVTDDEVLIERVMKRVCLAASELSMTESSPVMGQKIHRIIREETGCGDPYAEIKKLSNEMAMRMVDGAKAEIEAAKQVGNEVSGFEVAVRYAIAGNSMDFAIYLEWDEKRLNDSLAVLREKVIDKQAVADLWEAIGKAEKILVLADNAGEIVFDRLLMETLPAKVLPRITYAVKGSAVINDALREDADEVGVSDLVTVIDNGTDAPGTVLEQCSDEFMKAYHEADVVISKGQANYETLRASCEMTCSLSNGSLRKKRISHEPASDCFTGHMTRNDATCSSGCDREVYFLLQVKCPIIGKYVDQGKEVGDWVVQRYRP from the coding sequence ATGCGTACGTATTTGGATTGTATTCCTTGTTTTGTGAAACAGGCGTTGGGTGCGGCGCGGCAGGTGACGGATGATGAGGTGTTGATTGAGCGGGTGATGAAGCGGGTGTGTCTGGCGGCAAGTGAGCTGAGTATGACGGAATCTTCGCCGGTGATGGGTCAGAAGATTCATCGGATTATCCGTGAGGAGACTGGGTGTGGGGATCCGTATGCAGAGATCAAAAAGCTGTCGAATGAGATGGCGATGCGGATGGTGGATGGAGCGAAGGCAGAGATTGAGGCTGCAAAACAGGTAGGAAACGAGGTTAGTGGGTTTGAGGTGGCAGTGCGGTATGCGATTGCGGGGAACTCGATGGACTTTGCGATTTATTTGGAATGGGATGAGAAGCGGCTGAATGATTCGCTGGCGGTGTTGAGGGAAAAGGTGATTGATAAGCAGGCGGTGGCGGATCTTTGGGAAGCGATCGGGAAGGCGGAGAAGATTTTAGTTTTGGCGGATAACGCAGGTGAGATTGTGTTTGATCGGTTGCTGATGGAGACGTTGCCAGCTAAGGTTTTGCCGCGGATTACTTATGCTGTGAAGGGGAGTGCGGTGATTAATGATGCACTGCGAGAAGATGCGGATGAGGTGGGTGTGAGTGATTTGGTTACGGTGATTGATAATGGGACCGATGCGCCGGGGACGGTTTTGGAGCAGTGTTCGGATGAGTTTATGAAGGCGTACCATGAGGCGGATGTGGTGATCTCGAAAGGGCAGGCGAACTATGAGACGCTTAGAGCGTCTTGCGAAATGACTTGCTCGTTGAGCAATGGGTCGTTACGTAAAAAACGCATCTCACATGAGCCTGCTTCCGATTGTTTCACAGGACATATGACACGTAATGATGCAACTTGCTCTAGTGGTTGTGATCGCGAGGTGTATTTCTTGCTACAGGTGAAGTGCCCGATCATTGGGAAGTATGTTGATCAGGGTAAAGAGGTGGGGGATTGGGTTGTGCAGCGGTATCGGCCGTGA